A genome region from Anaerolineales bacterium includes the following:
- a CDS encoding glycosyl transferase, with protein sequence MRYGHFDDQKQEYVLDRPDPPLPWINYLGSDEFFGLISNTGGGYSFYKDARLRRLTRYRYNNVPPDSNGRFLYLRDDDAQDRLAGPRFWTPSWQPMRMPLDTYECRHGMGYTSIRSSAAGIECCTRYFVPLGETLEVWELTLTNHRPQRAQLSAIAAVEFNLWDAHDDATNYQRNYSVGEVEVADGVIYHKTEYRERRNHFAYLACSEPVIGFDTQREAFLGAYRGWDSPAAVEAGELSGSIAHGWQPIGALHLKAELEPGQQKKVIFLLGYHENPVGEKFEDPESQVADKRRVLPTIGKYLKPEVVESAFQALRLYWTSSLNTLQVVTPDPHTNRMVNIWNAYQVMITFNLSRSASYFESGIGRGMGFRDSNQDLLGFVQFSPARARERILDLAATQLPSGGAYHQYQPLTKRGNNDIGSGFNDDPLWLVLSVSAYLKETDDWGILQVPVVYDNQPATEERLLEHLRRSIQYTLDRLGPHGLPLIGRADWNDCLNLNCFSDVPGQPFQTTTNRDGHVAESVFIAGLFVLAAKEMGEIATRLGEAGLAELCSTATQKMEAAIGFAGWDGEWFRRAYDDSGRPLGSKENDEGRIFIEPQGICVMAGLGLDDGRARQALDSVADQLATPHGIVLQQPAFHKYYLHLGEISSYPPGYKENAGVFCHTNPWIMIAEAMVGRGDRAHDYYLRINPSAREQISDIHRCEPYVYAQMIAGRDAPTFGEAKNSWLTGTAAWNYVAITQWILGIRPTYEGLRITPVIPSSWDGFEAERSFRGARYAIQVKRKGPGNAVQLEVDGRPLNGTVIPLPPQGVSSVQVVAWLGQE encoded by the coding sequence ATGCGGTATGGTCACTTCGACGACCAGAAGCAGGAATACGTGCTCGACCGGCCGGATCCGCCCCTGCCGTGGATCAACTACCTTGGCAGCGACGAGTTCTTCGGCCTCATCTCCAATACCGGCGGTGGGTACTCCTTCTACAAAGATGCCCGGCTGCGGCGACTGACCCGCTATCGCTACAACAACGTTCCACCGGACTCGAACGGGCGCTTCCTCTATCTGCGCGACGACGACGCCCAGGATCGCCTGGCGGGCCCCCGCTTCTGGACACCGTCATGGCAGCCGATGCGAATGCCGTTGGATACATATGAGTGTCGGCATGGTATGGGATATACCAGCATCCGTTCCTCGGCGGCCGGAATCGAATGTTGCACCCGCTATTTCGTCCCGCTGGGCGAGACCCTCGAAGTCTGGGAGCTGACGCTCACCAATCATCGCCCGCAGCGAGCGCAATTGTCGGCAATCGCCGCCGTGGAGTTCAATCTCTGGGATGCTCACGACGACGCCACCAACTACCAACGCAACTACTCCGTCGGTGAGGTTGAAGTCGCCGACGGAGTCATCTACCACAAGACGGAGTATCGCGAGCGACGCAACCACTTCGCCTACCTGGCCTGTTCTGAGCCTGTGATCGGATTCGACACTCAGCGCGAAGCCTTCCTGGGAGCGTATCGGGGTTGGGATTCGCCGGCCGCCGTGGAGGCGGGCGAGTTGTCCGGCTCGATTGCGCATGGATGGCAGCCGATAGGGGCACTGCATCTCAAGGCGGAATTGGAGCCGGGTCAGCAGAAGAAAGTCATCTTCCTCCTGGGATACCACGAGAACCCGGTCGGCGAGAAATTCGAGGATCCCGAATCCCAGGTCGCCGACAAGCGCCGGGTCTTGCCGACGATCGGGAAGTACCTCAAGCCAGAGGTCGTCGAAAGCGCGTTCCAAGCGTTGCGTCTCTACTGGACGAGTAGCTTGAACACCCTCCAGGTGGTCACGCCGGATCCACACACCAACCGCATGGTGAATATCTGGAACGCCTACCAGGTGATGATCACCTTCAACCTGTCGCGATCGGCTTCCTACTTCGAGTCCGGAATCGGGCGCGGCATGGGCTTTCGCGACTCGAACCAGGATCTGCTAGGTTTCGTGCAGTTCTCCCCGGCGCGGGCCCGGGAGCGCATCTTGGATTTGGCGGCGACCCAGTTGCCCAGTGGGGGGGCCTACCACCAGTACCAGCCGCTGACCAAACGCGGCAACAACGACATCGGCAGCGGGTTCAATGATGATCCGCTCTGGCTGGTGTTGTCGGTGTCGGCCTACCTGAAGGAGACGGACGACTGGGGCATTCTCCAAGTTCCTGTTGTCTATGACAACCAGCCGGCGACCGAGGAACGCCTCCTCGAGCATTTGCGCCGTTCGATCCAGTACACGCTCGACCGACTGGGGCCGCATGGTTTGCCCCTGATCGGCCGCGCCGACTGGAATGACTGCCTAAACCTGAACTGCTTCTCGGACGTGCCCGGACAGCCGTTTCAAACCACGACCAACCGAGACGGGCATGTGGCGGAAAGCGTCTTCATCGCAGGGTTGTTTGTGCTGGCCGCCAAGGAAATGGGCGAGATCGCTACCCGGCTGGGCGAGGCCGGGCTGGCTGAGTTGTGCTCGACAGCCACCCAGAAGATGGAGGCAGCGATCGGTTTTGCGGGTTGGGATGGTGAGTGGTTTCGCCGGGCCTACGACGACTCTGGCCGGCCACTCGGGTCGAAGGAGAATGATGAAGGCCGGATCTTCATCGAGCCGCAGGGTATCTGTGTGATGGCAGGCTTGGGCTTAGACGACGGCCGGGCGCGGCAGGCTCTGGACTCCGTCGCCGACCAGCTGGCGACGCCGCACGGGATCGTCCTGCAGCAGCCAGCCTTCCACAAGTACTACCTGCACCTGGGCGAGATCTCGTCCTATCCTCCGGGGTACAAGGAGAACGCCGGCGTCTTCTGTCATACGAATCCATGGATCATGATCGCCGAGGCGATGGTTGGGCGGGGGGACAGGGCCCACGATTACTACCTGCGCATCAATCCGTCGGCGCGCGAGCAAATCAGTGACATCCACCGGTGCGAGCCCTACGTCTACGCCCAGATGATCGCCGGCAGAGATGCCCCCACCTTCGGCGAAGCCAAGAACTCCTGGTTGACGGGCACCGCAGCCTGGAACTACGTCGCCATCACCCAATGGATCCTGGGCATCCGTCCCACCTACGAGGGCCTGCGGATCACACCCGTGATCCCTTCGAGCTGGGATGGCTTTGAGGCCGAGCGTTCCTTCCGGGGAGCCCGCTACGCGATCCAGGTGAAGCGAAAGGGCCCGGGGAATGCAGTCCAGCTGGAAGTGGATGGCAGGCCACTGAACGGAACGGTGATTCCGCTGCCCCCACAGGGTGTATCAAGTGTCCAGGTCGTGGCTTGGCTGGGTCAAGAGTGA
- a CDS encoding LacI family transcriptional regulator, whose translation MKTTRRSASITDVAKAAGVSISTVSRVLNARVDVADDTQQRVLAVIGELGYTSNLAARSMRSRRKNLIGLVVPDIGFPYSIEIMKGINRAIAESTFDLLLYTTGDVKKSGAALHEQHYISLLNNSIADGVIIVASAAADFVSEAPIVSVDPHGNNPNYPYVQGTNYEGAIQAMEYLLRLGHRRIGFITGRAEIGSGQRRLKGFRDALAKAGIEPDERLVVAGDFSTETGRKCALQLFSLKEPPTAIFAANDQSAIGVFLAASEAGVRIPEDCSVVGFDNIPEARYMGLTTVDQFLEQMGYIAVQMLAKLIDKEPLVKRVHKMPTQLVERTSCRPRTEPG comes from the coding sequence ATGAAGACCACCAGACGATCTGCAAGCATCACCGATGTGGCAAAAGCGGCGGGGGTGTCGATCTCCACGGTCTCGCGGGTATTGAACGCGCGGGTCGACGTGGCGGACGACACGCAGCAACGCGTCCTGGCTGTCATCGGTGAACTGGGCTACACCTCGAACCTGGCAGCGCGCAGCATGCGTAGCCGCAGAAAGAACCTGATCGGGCTCGTCGTGCCCGACATCGGGTTTCCCTATTCGATCGAAATCATGAAGGGGATCAATCGGGCGATCGCCGAGTCGACGTTCGACCTGTTGCTTTACACCACAGGGGACGTGAAGAAGAGCGGTGCGGCGTTACATGAACAGCACTATATCTCCCTGCTGAACAACTCGATTGCCGACGGCGTGATCATCGTTGCCTCTGCCGCGGCGGATTTCGTTTCCGAAGCCCCCATCGTCTCGGTGGATCCTCATGGCAACAATCCGAACTACCCCTACGTTCAGGGGACGAACTACGAAGGCGCCATCCAAGCCATGGAGTACTTGTTGCGCCTGGGGCATCGCCGAATCGGCTTCATCACCGGCAGAGCCGAAATCGGGAGCGGTCAGCGTCGTCTCAAGGGGTTTCGGGACGCGCTGGCGAAGGCAGGGATCGAGCCGGACGAGCGGTTGGTGGTTGCCGGGGATTTCTCCACCGAGACCGGCCGCAAGTGCGCTCTCCAGCTCTTCTCACTGAAGGAACCGCCCACCGCGATCTTCGCCGCAAACGATCAGTCGGCTATCGGCGTGTTCCTGGCCGCCAGCGAAGCGGGGGTGCGCATCCCGGAGGATTGCTCCGTCGTGGGGTTCGACAACATCCCAGAAGCCAGGTATATGGGGCTGACCACGGTGGACCAGTTCCTCGAGCAGATGGGCTACATCGCGGTCCAGATGCTCGCCAAGTTGATCGACAAGGAGCCCCTGGTGAAACGCGTGCACAAGATGCCCACGCAGCTGGTGGAACGCACTTCCTGCCGGCCCCGGACGGAGCCTGGCTAA
- a CDS encoding ABC transporter substrate-binding protein, with protein sequence MRKSLLLLVSLLVAASMVLTACGGAATEAPAPTEAPAAPAEQPTAAPAAPAEKEVLNVWSFTNEIKTMATAFEGKHPDVDVVYTMIPMTNGEYQTKLKASLGTADVPDVVALEAAFVKEWVEADFLADLNDLLPLTEELKTFPAVVQVGANEGVSKGFSYQATPGGFFYRRSIAKECLGTDDPAAVQAMVADLDKFVETAAKIKECSAGKTFMVGTSAELFNPFLANRAQPWVVDDTLVIDPKVEEYVAFAKLMRDNGYESQATQWTEGWFAGMSDTLKDAEGNPVRVFSYFLPTWGLPYVLQPNSGETGGDWALIDGPMAYQWGGTWVGAMADSPNLDMAKEFIKFVALDEENLTNWATGVYTNEYLKAIDPETPEDQKQAPGDFVSSQVVVEKITPEFDGSALYDWLGGQNNYEAFGKAAPKVNGALMTGSDDAIQRAMNDPLASYLLGDITEAEFWQQWLDAVQNLFPELTIPEPPVTG encoded by the coding sequence ATGCGTAAGTCACTCCTGCTACTTGTAAGCCTGCTGGTGGCCGCGTCTATGGTCCTGACGGCCTGTGGCGGCGCCGCCACTGAAGCCCCTGCGCCGACGGAAGCACCCGCAGCGCCGGCCGAGCAGCCCACCGCCGCTCCGGCAGCGCCAGCCGAGAAGGAAGTGCTCAACGTCTGGTCGTTCACCAACGAAATCAAGACCATGGCGACTGCTTTCGAAGGCAAGCATCCCGATGTGGATGTTGTCTACACCATGATCCCCATGACCAACGGCGAGTACCAGACGAAGCTGAAGGCGTCCCTTGGGACCGCTGATGTGCCTGACGTCGTCGCCCTGGAAGCGGCATTCGTCAAGGAATGGGTGGAAGCTGATTTCCTGGCGGATCTGAACGACCTTCTTCCGCTGACGGAAGAGCTGAAGACCTTCCCGGCAGTCGTCCAGGTGGGCGCGAACGAAGGCGTGTCGAAGGGGTTCTCGTATCAGGCAACCCCGGGCGGCTTCTTCTACCGCCGCAGCATTGCCAAGGAGTGCCTGGGAACGGACGATCCGGCCGCCGTGCAGGCCATGGTGGCCGACCTCGACAAGTTCGTTGAGACGGCCGCCAAGATCAAGGAATGCTCGGCCGGCAAGACCTTCATGGTCGGCACCTCGGCCGAGCTGTTCAACCCGTTCCTGGCGAACCGCGCACAGCCGTGGGTTGTCGATGACACCCTGGTCATCGACCCCAAGGTCGAGGAGTACGTGGCCTTCGCCAAGCTCATGCGGGACAATGGGTATGAGTCCCAGGCGACCCAGTGGACCGAGGGCTGGTTCGCCGGGATGAGCGACACGCTGAAGGATGCCGAAGGCAACCCGGTTCGGGTCTTCAGCTACTTCCTGCCGACCTGGGGCCTGCCCTATGTGCTCCAGCCGAACTCCGGCGAGACCGGCGGTGACTGGGCCTTGATCGATGGTCCAATGGCCTACCAGTGGGGCGGCACCTGGGTCGGCGCCATGGCCGACAGCCCGAACCTGGATATGGCCAAGGAGTTCATCAAGTTCGTCGCCCTCGACGAGGAGAACCTGACCAACTGGGCGACCGGTGTCTACACCAACGAGTACCTCAAGGCGATCGATCCCGAGACGCCCGAAGACCAGAAGCAGGCGCCCGGGGACTTCGTCTCCAGCCAGGTGGTAGTTGAGAAGATCACGCCGGAGTTTGACGGATCCGCCCTGTACGACTGGTTGGGTGGACAGAACAACTACGAAGCTTTCGGGAAAGCAGCGCCCAAGGTCAACGGCGCCCTGATGACCGGATCGGATGATGCCATTCAGCGGGCGATGAATGACCCGCTCGCCAGCTACCTCCTCGGCGACATCACGGAAGCCGAGTTCTGGCAGCAGTGGCTGGATGCCGTTCAGAACCTGTTCCCCGAGCTGACCATTCCTGAGCCGCCCGTCACCGGGTAG
- a CDS encoding carbohydrate ABC transporter permease — MISRYRLGTYSMRVIVYGVLILLLVITIIPIWLLIVNATRSTTEIQQGVSALPSTHLLENFRILESKGINMGRGFANSLFVAVASTVVAVYFGFLTAYGIVIYDFKGRNLFMSFVILLVLIPMQFSIVGFFQYMSRLGLTDNYASLILPLVASAGAVFFAKQYLESVVVRELIDAARIDGASELGIFHRVMMPLAIPGAATLGIFAFVAAWNNFFNAFILISSLEKYTLPMLVQTLRGDVYRTEYGAIYLGLAITVVPIIVMYVFFARYIISGIAMGAMKE; from the coding sequence ATGATCAGTCGTTACAGACTCGGCACCTACAGCATGCGGGTGATCGTGTATGGCGTTCTGATCTTGCTGCTGGTGATCACCATTATCCCCATCTGGCTGCTGATCGTGAATGCCACCCGTTCGACCACGGAGATCCAGCAGGGAGTGAGTGCGCTGCCCAGCACACACTTGCTGGAGAACTTCCGGATCCTGGAAAGCAAGGGCATCAACATGGGGAGAGGCTTCGCCAACAGCCTGTTTGTGGCGGTCGCCTCGACGGTTGTGGCGGTGTATTTCGGCTTCCTGACGGCCTACGGCATAGTGATCTATGACTTCAAGGGCAGGAACCTGTTCATGAGCTTCGTCATTCTGTTGGTGCTGATCCCCATGCAGTTCTCGATCGTGGGCTTCTTCCAGTATATGTCGCGCTTGGGACTCACTGACAACTACGCTTCCCTCATTCTGCCGCTCGTCGCCAGCGCCGGGGCGGTCTTCTTTGCCAAGCAATACCTGGAGTCGGTTGTCGTCCGTGAGCTGATCGATGCCGCCCGGATCGACGGGGCGAGTGAGCTGGGGATCTTTCATCGGGTGATGATGCCGCTGGCGATCCCCGGCGCGGCGACCTTGGGCATCTTCGCCTTTGTCGCTGCCTGGAACAACTTCTTCAATGCTTTCATCCTGATCTCGTCGCTCGAGAAGTACACGCTGCCAATGTTGGTGCAAACCTTGCGCGGCGATGTGTATCGGACCGAGTACGGCGCCATCTACCTGGGGCTGGCGATCACCGTTGTGCCGATCATCGTCATGTACGTGTTCTTTGCGCGGTACATCATCAGCGGGATTGCCATGGGTGCTATGAAGGAATAG
- a CDS encoding GH1 family beta-glucosidase: MSDGAGAFPRDFIWGAATASYQIEGGWNEDGKGESIWDRFSHAPGNVVNGDTGDVACDHYHRWREDVALMKALGLKAYRFSISWPRILPDGRGAVNQGGLGFYSKLVDALLDAGIAPYVTLYHWDLPQPLQDQGGWPARTVVDAFAEFADIMGRSLGDRVEHWITVNEPWVSAFVGYRDGRHAPGHTDRKEALAAAHHLLLAHGRAVPVIRANCPGASVGIALNLTPQEPASPSAADRRESTWVDGSINRWFLDPLVGRDYPRDMVASFGDALDFVQDGDMRTIAEPIDLLGANYYTRNIVRSRDLSEAENLRRTVVPGDELTEMGWEVYPQGLYDTLGRLHFGYGFPSIYVTENGAAFPDALAQDGRVNDPARLSYIKHHLLMVQRAIASGVPVKGYFVWSLLDNFEWSFGYSKRFGIVYVDYRTQQRIPKASAAWYRQVILENGAGLGG; the protein is encoded by the coding sequence ATGAGTGATGGAGCAGGGGCTTTCCCGCGGGACTTCATCTGGGGCGCCGCGACGGCATCCTACCAGATCGAAGGCGGATGGAATGAGGATGGCAAAGGCGAGAGCATCTGGGATCGCTTCAGCCATGCCCCGGGAAACGTAGTCAATGGGGACACGGGAGATGTCGCCTGCGATCACTACCACCGCTGGCGTGAAGATGTTGCCCTGATGAAGGCCCTCGGCCTGAAAGCCTATCGCTTCTCCATCTCCTGGCCGCGCATCCTGCCGGATGGGCGCGGTGCGGTGAATCAAGGCGGGCTCGGCTTCTACAGCAAGTTGGTCGATGCGCTCCTGGACGCGGGGATAGCGCCCTATGTGACCCTGTACCACTGGGACTTGCCCCAGCCCTTACAGGATCAAGGCGGCTGGCCGGCGCGGACGGTGGTGGATGCCTTCGCCGAGTTCGCGGACATCATGGGCCGCTCCCTCGGAGACCGTGTGGAACACTGGATCACGGTGAATGAACCCTGGGTCAGCGCCTTCGTGGGCTACCGAGACGGGCGACATGCGCCCGGGCACACCGATCGGAAGGAGGCCTTGGCGGCCGCTCACCATTTGCTCCTCGCTCATGGACGGGCTGTGCCCGTCATCCGGGCCAATTGCCCGGGCGCATCCGTGGGGATTGCCCTGAATCTGACTCCCCAAGAACCGGCCTCCCCCAGCGCCGCCGATCGGAGAGAATCCACTTGGGTGGATGGCTCCATCAACCGCTGGTTCCTCGACCCTCTGGTCGGACGAGACTATCCGCGGGACATGGTCGCCAGCTTTGGGGACGCCCTGGATTTCGTTCAAGACGGCGACATGAGAACGATTGCCGAGCCCATTGACTTGCTGGGCGCCAACTACTACACCCGCAACATTGTTCGATCGAGAGATCTCAGCGAAGCGGAAAACCTGCGGCGCACCGTTGTTCCGGGCGACGAGCTGACCGAAATGGGCTGGGAGGTCTACCCCCAGGGACTCTACGATACCTTGGGCCGGCTGCATTTCGGCTATGGCTTTCCTTCGATCTATGTCACCGAGAACGGTGCAGCCTTCCCGGATGCACTTGCCCAAGACGGCAGGGTGAACGATCCCGCCCGTCTGTCGTACATCAAACACCATCTGCTGATGGTCCAACGGGCTATCGCCAGTGGTGTCCCGGTGAAGGGGTACTTTGTCTGGTCGCTGCTGGACAACTTTGAGTGGAGCTTCGGGTACTCCAAGCGCTTCGGAATCGTGTATGTCGACTACCGAACACAACAGCGCATCCCAAAGGCAAGTGCAGCCTGGTACCGCCAAGTGATCCTTGAGAATGGCGCTGGCTTGGGAGGCTGA
- a CDS encoding sugar ABC transporter permease: MRTGRLSTTSYGYLFIAPFIIGFLLFGLYPVYNTLALSLTNTTMMTREAHFIGLENFKRLFADDFFMKAVTNSWLIWLLNFIPQIGIALLLSAWFMNIRLKIRAVGMWRTLFFLPNLLMPAAVAALFFSLFSYYGPANQLMVTAGLQSEAIHYLQKIATTRGLLVFIQWWTWFGWTTIIIMAGMTAIPIHLFEAAMVDGASAGQMFTQITLPLLKPILIFVFVTSLVGGMTMFDIPFLLTDGRGSPASSIMTNNILMYLKFSSSKGHIAFASSVGVLVFIMTTVCALGIFYFLRDREGKATAVPETAPASPPGKGRQPA, from the coding sequence ATGCGAACAGGTAGATTGAGCACCACCTCCTATGGTTATCTCTTCATTGCTCCCTTCATCATTGGCTTTCTTCTCTTCGGACTCTATCCGGTCTACAACACGCTGGCATTGAGTCTGACCAATACGACTATGATGACGCGTGAGGCGCATTTCATCGGCCTCGAGAATTTCAAGCGCCTGTTTGCCGACGACTTCTTCATGAAGGCCGTCACCAATTCGTGGTTGATCTGGTTGCTGAACTTCATCCCCCAGATCGGCATCGCCTTGCTGCTTTCCGCCTGGTTCATGAACATCCGGCTGAAGATCCGAGCGGTCGGCATGTGGCGGACATTGTTCTTCTTGCCGAACTTGCTGATGCCGGCTGCAGTGGCGGCCCTGTTCTTCAGCCTGTTCTCCTACTACGGCCCCGCCAATCAACTCATGGTCACGGCCGGGCTGCAGAGCGAGGCCATTCACTACTTGCAGAAGATCGCCACCACCCGCGGCCTGCTGGTGTTCATCCAATGGTGGACGTGGTTCGGCTGGACAACAATCATCATCATGGCCGGCATGACCGCCATCCCCATCCACCTCTTCGAAGCGGCCATGGTGGATGGCGCATCGGCCGGGCAGATGTTTACCCAGATCACGCTGCCGTTGTTGAAGCCGATCCTGATCTTCGTCTTCGTCACTTCGCTGGTGGGCGGGATGACGATGTTCGACATTCCGTTTCTATTGACAGATGGCAGAGGCTCTCCGGCTAGCTCGATCATGACGAACAACATCCTGATGTATCTGAAGTTCTCCAGCAGCAAGGGGCACATTGCCTTCGCCTCGTCGGTCGGAGTGCTGGTGTTCATCATGACCACGGTGTGCGCCCTGGGGATCTTCTACTTCCTGCGCGACCGGGAAGGCAAGGCCACGGCCGTCCCAGAAACTGCCCCTGCCAGCCCGCCTGGGAAGGGTAGACAGCCAGCATGA